GAGCTTTGGAGTCTATTAAGAAGATTATCAGGAGGAGAAAATGAACATTAAACAGGAAATCAGCCCGAAAAAAGTACAGGCGGATGCTGAAAAAAACTTTAGAGACGGATATTTTTGCTGCGAGGCACTTGTAGCGGCAATCCGGGATAATTTCGAACTGGATGTACCGGAGGAGGTAATTGCGATGGCCTCAGGTATGGCAGTAGGCGCAGGACGTTCCGGCTGTATGTGCGGAGCACTGAATGGAGGGATTCTTGCTTTGGGGTTATTTTTTGGCAGAACCGAAAAGAAGGGACCTGGAGACCCAAAGGTTCAAAAGTGTATGAAACTCACGAATGAACTGCATGACTGGTTCAAAAAGGAAAATGGAAAAAATGCTGTCTGTTGCCGTATATTGACAAAGGAATTTGATATGGGAAAAGGTGAGCATAAGGAGCAGTGCATTCATTTCACAGGATTATGTGCATGGAAGGTTGCGGATATTATCATTCGCGAACTGGGCCTTCTTAATCTGGATGTCCAAGGTGCATGAATTACAGAAGAACGGGGAGAAAGACGAGATGAAAGATACAATTAAGAAAGTGCCGATACCGCTTTGCGGTGTTATGCTGGGTATGGCTGCCCTTGGAAATCTATTACAAAGCTATTCAGAAGGGGCGCGCTATGTATGCGGAGGCGTGGCAGGCATTTTACTGGTGCTGATTCTTCTAAAGGTGATTATGTTTCCTGAAATGATAAGGGATGATTTGAAAAATCCAATTATGGCAAGCATAGCGGGGACATTTCCCATGGCACTTATGTTGCTTAGTGTTTATGCAAAACCGCTGATTGGGCAAGCGGCATATTACATATGGATACTTGCGATTTTACTTCATATTGCTCTGATGATTTATTTTACGGTGAAATTTGTCTTCCGGCTGCAGATGCCAAAGGTATTTGCGAGTTATTACATTATATATATAGGAATAGTGGTCGGATCTATTACGGCACCGGCGTATGAAAAACAGGGAATCGGTACCGCATTGTTCTGGTTTGGGTTTGCTGCGTTACTTGTGCTTTTCGTCCTGGTCACGATCCGCTATATAAAATATAAGGAAGTCCAGGAACCTGCCAAACCCCTTATCTGTATCTATGCGGCACCGGTAAGTCTTTGCGTTGCGGGATATGTTCAGTCGGTGACACCTAAGTCATATGCCCTTTTGGTGGGGATGTATGTTGCAGCCTGTATTCTGTATATATTCGCTTTCGTAAAGGCAGTCGGGTATCTAAAACTGCCGTTTTATCCAAGTTACTCTGCGTTCACTTTTCCATTTGTAATCAGTGCAATTGCCTCAAAGCAGACGATGGCATGCCTGGCAAATATGGGACGCCCGCTTTTTGCATTACAGTATATCGTGCTGTTTGAGACGATTGCAGCAGCCGTGATGGTGATCTACACACTGATTAGGTTTGGAAAGTTTATTTTAGGGAAAGCTTAGATAAAAGCCGCGTTGAAAAATGGCTTGACTTTTCTGTTTTGTGAGGCTATAATGTGTAAGCGTGCATTTATGGATATTTTTTTGTGCGCAATTTTATATGAGATAAAGCAACCGAGACCCCGCGGGAAGCGGAGATTCTATCAGGAGGTGAATTGGAATGCCAACATTTAATCAGTTAGTAAGAAAAGGACGTCAGACTTCCGTAAAAAAATCTGATGCACCGGCTCTTCAGAAAAACTTTAACTCTCTTCAGAAAAAGACATCAGATATGTCTTCACCACAGAAGCGTGGCGTATGTACAGCAGTTAAGACAGCAACCCCTAAGAAGCCGAACTCAGCCCTTAGAAAAATTGCCAGAGTTCGTCTCTCCAATGGTATTGAAGTGACAAGCTATATTCCGGGTGAAGGACATAATCTTCAGGAGCATAGTGTTGTTCTGATCCGTGGAGGAAGAGTTAAGGACCTGCCAGGTACAAGATATCACATTATCCGTGGTACACTGGATACAGCAGGTGTCGCTAACAGAAAACAGGCCCGTTCCAAATACGGCGCAAAGAGACCTAAAAGCAAATAAGTTGTAAACAAAAGACTTAAGGTCTTGTGAGGTTTGCTGAAGAAGCAATACTGATTAAAAGATTCGAAGTTATCTAGTATCACAGATATCTATGGTTGTACGGTATTCCTTAACCTTTCACGGTTGCAGGTTAATAGAGATTTACCAGTGCGAACATACATTATATGTGTGAGTACCTGAGATCTAATCGGATTATGATTAAGGAGGGAAGTAACGTGCCACGTAAAGGACATACTCAAAAAAGAGATGTTTTAGCAGATCCGTTGTACAATAACAAAGTGGTAACCAAGCTTATCAACAACATCATGTTAGATGGTAAGAGGGGTGTTGCACAGAAGATTGTCTACGGTGCATTTGCTAAAGTTGAAAAAAAGGCTGAGAAGCCAGCGCTTGAAGTATTCGAAGAAGCTATGAATAATATTATGCCGGTTCTTGAAGTAAAAGCAAGACGTATCGGTGGAGCTACCTACCAGGTACCAATTGAGGTAAGACCGGAAAGACGTCAGGCATTAGCTCTTCGTTGGCTTACGACGTATTCTCGTAAGAGAGGCGAAAAGACAATGGAGGACAGACTGGCCAATGAGCTTATGGATGCTATGAACAGTACAGGCGCATCTGTTAAGAAGAAAGAAGACATGCATAAGATGGCAGAGGCCAACAAAGCTTTTGCACATTACAGATTTTAATCTGCTGCAGGTCTTAGGTGAGAAGGATTTGAGCTGTTGTCAAATTCTGATCGCAGTTTAGACTAAAACAGGAGGAAAATATTTTGGCTGGAAGAGAATATCCATTAGAGAGAACCAGAAATATCGGTATTATGGCTCATATTGATGCTGGAAAGACTACACTTACAGAGCGTATTCTTTATTATACCGGTGTTAACTATAAGATTGGCGATACTCACGAAGGAACTGCTACCATGGACTGGATGGAACAGGAGCAGGAACGTGGTATTACCATTACTTCAGCCGCTACCACCTGTCATTGGACACATCAGGAGAAAACCGAAACACAGCCGGGTGCCTTAGAGCACCGTATCAATATTATTGATACTCCCGGACACGTTGATTTTACCGTTGAAGTTGAGCGGTCCTTACGTGTACTGGACGGAGCTATCGGTGTATTCTGTGCAAAGGGTGGCGTTGAGCCGCAGTCTGAAAATGTATGGCGTCAGGCAGATACCTACAATGTACCCCGTATGGCATTCATCAATAAGATGGATATCCTGGGTGCGGATTTCTACAATGCTGTAGATCAGATTAAGACTCGTCTGGGTAAAAATACAATCATTCTCCAGCTGCCGATTGGTAAGGAGGATGAGTTTAAGGGAGTTATTGACCTTATGGAGATGCAGGCCTACATCTATAACGATGATAAGGGCGAGGACATCACCGTATGTGATATTCCTGAAGACATGCAGGATGATGCAGAACTGTATCATACGGAAATGGTTGAAAAGATTTGCGAGCTGGATGACGAATTGATGATGCGTTATCTGGAGGATGATATTCCGTCCGTTGACGAATTGAAAGCAGTCTTGCGTAAAGGAACCTGTGAATGTACGGCTATTCCGGTATGCTGTGGAACCGCTTACAGAAATAAAGGTGTTCAGAAGCTGCTGGATGCAGTTATTGATTATATGCCATCTCCCATTGATATCCCCCGATTGACGGTGTGGATCTGGAGGGGAATGAAGTCGTGAGACATTCTTCTGACGAAGAACCTTTCTCCGCTCTGGCATTTAAAATCATGACAGACCCGTTTGTCGGGAAACTGGCATACTTCAGAGTATATTCCGGTACCATGAACGCCGGTTCTTATGTATACAACTCTACAAAGGGTAAGAAAGAGCGTGTCGGACGTATTCTTCAGATGCATGCGAACAAGAGAGCAGAGCTGGACAAGGTATATTCCGGAGATATTGCAGCGGCAATCGGATTTAAATTCACCACAACAGGTGATACGATCTGTGATGAGCAGCATCAGGTAATTCTGGAATCCATGGAATTCCCGGAACCGGTTATCGAGCTGGCTATTGAACCTAAGACAAAAGCCGGACAGGGTAAGCTGGGTGAGGCTCTTGCGAAGCTCGCAGAAGAAGATCCTACATTCCGTGCGCATACGAATAAAGAGACAGGACAGACAATTATTGCAGGTATGGGTGAGCTCCATCTGGAAATCATCGTAGACCGTCTGCTCCGTGAGTTCCATGTTGAGGCCAATGTAGGTGCTCCGCAGGTTGCATATAAGGAGACCATCACAAAAGAGGCAGACGTGGACAGCAAATATGCAAAACAGTCCGGTGGACGTGGACAGTATGGACACTGTAAAGTTAAGTTTGCACCTATGGATGCAAATGCCGAAGAGATTTATAAGTTTGAATCTTCTGTTGTCGGCGGAGCGATTCCGAAGGAATATATCCCGGCAGTAGGCGAAGGTATCGAAGAGGCTATGAAGGCCGGTATTCTCGGTGGATTCCCTGTTGTGGGCATCTCTGCAAATGTATACGATGGTTCCTACCATGAGGTCGATTCATCTGAGATGGCATTTCACATTGCCGGTTCTCTGGCATTTAAAGAAGCTATGCAGAAGGCGGCTCCGGTTTTGCTTGAGCCTATTATGAAGGTTGAAGTATCCACTCCGGAAGACTATATGGGTGATGTTATCGGTGATATCAATTCCCGCCGTGGCCGTATTGAAGGTATGGATGATATCGGCGGTGGTAAGATGATCCGCGGATTTGTGCCGCTGGCTGAGATGTTCGGATATGCAACAGATTTGCGTTCCAGGACACAGGGCCGTGGTAACTACTCCATGTTCTTTGACAGATACGAGCCGGTTCCCAAGTCTGTACAGGAGAAAGTTCTGTCTGCAAAGGCAAAATAAAGCAAAACATGCTTGCAAAACCCTTGATTTTGCAATATAATCAAGGGTAGCAGGCTACGAAATAGTGGAGAGTTTATCTCCTGATGCGGATATCCGCAAAACTAAAAGAGGCCCCATGAGGCACAGATTTATAAGGAGGATTTTTTAAAATGGCTAAGGCTAAATTTGAAAGAACAAAACCCCATTGTAACATTGGTACCATTGGACACGTTGACCATGGTAAGACAACTTTAACAGCAGCAATCACAAAAACTTTATCCGAAAGAGTTGCCGGAAACGCAGCTGTAGCTTTTGATAATATCGATAAAGCTCCGGAAGAAAGAGAGCGTGGTATCACTATCTCTACTTCTCACGTTGAATATGAGACAGATAAAAGACATTACGCACATGTTGACTGCCCAGGCCATGCCGATTATGTAAAGAACATGATCACAGGTGCTGCTCAGATGGACGGCGCTATCCTTGTTGTTGCTGCAACTGACGGTGTTATGGCTCAGACAAAGGAGCATATCCTTCTGTCTCGTCAGGTAGGTGTTCCTTATATCGTAGTATTTATGAACAAATGCGATATGGTAGATGACGAAGAACTGCTTGAACTGGTAGACATGGAGATCCGTGAGCTGCTGAACGAGTATGAGTTCCCGGGAGATGACACACCGATCATTCAGGGTTCCGCTCTGAAAGCTCTGGAAGATCCTTCAGGAGAGTGGGGCGACAAGATCATGGAACTTATGGATGCTGTTGACAGCTGGATTCCGGATCCTCAGCGTGCTACAGATCAGCCGTTCCTGATGCCTGTAGAAGACGTTTTCACAATCACAGGCCGTGGTACAGTTGCTACCGGACGTGTTGAGCGTGGTATTCTGCATCTGAATGACGAAGTTGAAATTGTTGGTATCAAAGAAGAGACACGTAAAACTGTTGTAACCGGTATCGAGATGTTCCGTAAACTTCTGGATGAGGCTCAGGCTGGTGATAATATCGGTGCTCTGCTTCGTGGTGTTCAGAGAACTGACATCGAAAGAGGACAGGTACTTTCCAAACCGGGTTCTGTTACCTGCCATACAAAATTTACAGCTCAGGTTTACGTTTTGACAAAAGACGAGGGTGGTCGTCATACACCTTTCTTCAATAACTATCGTCCTCAGTTCTATTTCAGAACAACCGACGTTACCGGCGTTATCAATCTTCCGGAAGGCACAGAGATGTGTATGCCTGGCGATAACGTAGAGATGACAATCGAACTGATTCATCCAATCGCTATGGAGCAGGGTCTTACTTTCGCTATCCGTGAAGGTGGACGTACAGTTGGATCAGGCCGTGTTGCTACAGTTATTGAGTAATTAAATCTGAATATAGATTCGTACCGTAAGGTACATTGTGTCCAAGTGTAAGATGCCCGTAGAACTTAGGTTCTACGGGTTTTTCTGTTTTTTAAAACATTTTGAAAATTAACCCAGTCGGATAATCATCAATGAGGCACCCAGGCTGTTACCCAGGAGTGTTGCAGCTCCTGTAATCACGGGAGCATACATTTGTAATCGAATGGTAGTGCCTGCTGACAGACTCATCTCAATTTCATTATAGAACTGCGA
The window above is part of the Novisyntrophococcus fermenticellae genome. Proteins encoded here:
- a CDS encoding C-GCAxxG-C-C family protein, translating into MNIKQEISPKKVQADAEKNFRDGYFCCEALVAAIRDNFELDVPEEVIAMASGMAVGAGRSGCMCGALNGGILALGLFFGRTEKKGPGDPKVQKCMKLTNELHDWFKKENGKNAVCCRILTKEFDMGKGEHKEQCIHFTGLCAWKVADIIIRELGLLNLDVQGA
- a CDS encoding TDT family transporter; this translates as MKDTIKKVPIPLCGVMLGMAALGNLLQSYSEGARYVCGGVAGILLVLILLKVIMFPEMIRDDLKNPIMASIAGTFPMALMLLSVYAKPLIGQAAYYIWILAILLHIALMIYFTVKFVFRLQMPKVFASYYIIYIGIVVGSITAPAYEKQGIGTALFWFGFAALLVLFVLVTIRYIKYKEVQEPAKPLICIYAAPVSLCVAGYVQSVTPKSYALLVGMYVAACILYIFAFVKAVGYLKLPFYPSYSAFTFPFVISAIASKQTMACLANMGRPLFALQYIVLFETIAAAVMVIYTLIRFGKFILGKA
- the rpsL gene encoding 30S ribosomal protein S12, which gives rise to MPTFNQLVRKGRQTSVKKSDAPALQKNFNSLQKKTSDMSSPQKRGVCTAVKTATPKKPNSALRKIARVRLSNGIEVTSYIPGEGHNLQEHSVVLIRGGRVKDLPGTRYHIIRGTLDTAGVANRKQARSKYGAKRPKSK
- the rpsG gene encoding 30S ribosomal protein S7, with the protein product MPRKGHTQKRDVLADPLYNNKVVTKLINNIMLDGKRGVAQKIVYGAFAKVEKKAEKPALEVFEEAMNNIMPVLEVKARRIGGATYQVPIEVRPERRQALALRWLTTYSRKRGEKTMEDRLANELMDAMNSTGASVKKKEDMHKMAEANKAFAHYRF
- the tuf gene encoding elongation factor Tu; this translates as MAKAKFERTKPHCNIGTIGHVDHGKTTLTAAITKTLSERVAGNAAVAFDNIDKAPEERERGITISTSHVEYETDKRHYAHVDCPGHADYVKNMITGAAQMDGAILVVAATDGVMAQTKEHILLSRQVGVPYIVVFMNKCDMVDDEELLELVDMEIRELLNEYEFPGDDTPIIQGSALKALEDPSGEWGDKIMELMDAVDSWIPDPQRATDQPFLMPVEDVFTITGRGTVATGRVERGILHLNDEVEIVGIKEETRKTVVTGIEMFRKLLDEAQAGDNIGALLRGVQRTDIERGQVLSKPGSVTCHTKFTAQVYVLTKDEGGRHTPFFNNYRPQFYFRTTDVTGVINLPEGTEMCMPGDNVEMTIELIHPIAMEQGLTFAIREGGRTVGSGRVATVIE